One window of Sinorhizobium fredii NGR234 genomic DNA carries:
- the lepA gene encoding translation elongation factor 4, translated as MRPMSTPSSKTPLSHIRNFSIVAHIDHGKSTLADRLIQLTGGLAEREMSEQVLDSMDIERERGITIKAQTVRLHYKANDGDTYVLNLIDTPGHVDFAYEVSRSLSACEGSLLVVDASQGVEAQTLANVYQAIDNNHELVTVLNKIDLPAAEPDRIKEQIEEVIGIDASDAVLISAKTGLGIPDVLEAIVHRLPAPKSPGGEKAPLKALLVDSWYDTYLGVMVLVRVIDGVLTKGQTIRMMGTDAKYTIERVGVLTPKMVNMDALGPGEIGFITASIKEVADTRVGDTITEDKRPTDKALPGFKPAQPVVFCGLFPVDAADFEDLRSAMGKLRLNDASFSFEMESSAALGFGFRCGFLGLLHLEIIQERLEREFDLDLIATAPSVVYKLFMTDGSERELHNPADMPDVVKISEIHEPWIRATILTPDDYLGGILKLCQDRRGIQIELTYVGTRAMLTYDLPLNEVVFDFYDRLKSISKGYASFDYQITDHKEGNLVKMSILVNGEPVDALSMMVHRMAAEKRGREMCEKLKELIPKHMFKIPIQAAIGGNVIARETISALRKDVTAKCYGGDATRKRKLLEKQKAGKKRMRQFGKVEIPQEAFIAALKMGDE; from the coding sequence ATGCGCCCCATGAGCACACCATCTTCCAAGACGCCCCTGTCGCATATCCGCAACTTCTCGATCGTGGCGCATATCGACCACGGCAAATCGACGCTGGCCGACCGGCTGATCCAGCTGACCGGCGGGCTTGCCGAGCGCGAGATGTCCGAGCAGGTGCTGGACAGCATGGACATCGAGCGTGAGCGCGGCATCACCATCAAGGCCCAGACGGTGCGGCTGCACTACAAGGCTAATGACGGCGACACCTATGTGCTGAATCTGATCGACACGCCCGGCCACGTCGACTTCGCCTACGAGGTCTCGCGCTCGCTGTCGGCCTGCGAGGGCTCGCTGCTCGTCGTCGATGCCAGCCAGGGCGTCGAAGCCCAGACGCTCGCCAACGTCTACCAGGCGATCGACAACAACCACGAGCTCGTCACCGTGCTCAACAAGATCGACCTGCCGGCGGCCGAACCCGACCGCATCAAGGAGCAGATCGAAGAGGTGATCGGCATCGACGCCTCCGACGCGGTGCTGATCTCGGCAAAGACCGGCCTCGGCATTCCGGATGTGCTGGAAGCGATCGTTCACAGGCTGCCGGCGCCGAAGAGCCCCGGCGGCGAGAAGGCGCCGTTGAAGGCGCTGCTCGTCGACAGCTGGTACGACACCTATCTCGGCGTCATGGTTCTGGTGCGTGTCATCGACGGCGTGCTGACCAAGGGCCAGACCATCCGCATGATGGGCACCGACGCCAAGTACACGATCGAACGGGTCGGCGTGCTGACGCCGAAGATGGTCAACATGGATGCGCTCGGCCCTGGCGAGATCGGCTTCATCACCGCCTCGATCAAGGAAGTGGCCGATACCCGCGTCGGCGATACCATCACCGAAGACAAGCGTCCGACCGACAAGGCACTGCCAGGCTTCAAGCCGGCGCAGCCGGTGGTCTTCTGCGGCCTCTTCCCGGTCGATGCCGCCGACTTCGAGGACCTACGCTCGGCGATGGGCAAGCTGCGCCTCAACGACGCCTCGTTCTCGTTCGAAATGGAATCGTCTGCAGCACTCGGCTTCGGCTTCCGCTGCGGCTTTCTCGGGCTCCTGCACCTTGAAATCATCCAGGAGCGCCTGGAGCGCGAGTTCGACCTCGACCTGATCGCAACGGCGCCTTCGGTCGTCTACAAGCTGTTCATGACCGACGGCTCGGAGCGCGAGCTGCACAACCCGGCCGACATGCCCGACGTCGTCAAGATCTCCGAGATCCACGAGCCGTGGATCCGCGCGACGATCCTGACGCCCGACGACTATCTCGGCGGCATCCTCAAGCTCTGCCAGGACCGACGCGGCATCCAGATCGAGCTGACCTATGTCGGCACCCGCGCGATGCTGACCTACGACCTGCCGCTCAACGAAGTTGTGTTCGATTTCTACGACCGGCTGAAGTCGATCTCCAAGGGCTATGCCTCGTTCGACTACCAGATCACCGATCACAAGGAAGGCAACCTTGTGAAGATGTCGATCCTCGTCAACGGCGAGCCGGTCGACGCGCTGTCGATGATGGTGCACCGGATGGCGGCCGAAAAGCGTGGCCGCGAAATGTGCGAGAAGCTCAAGGAGCTGATCCCGAAGCACATGTTCAAGATCCCGATCCAGGCAGCGATCGGCGGCAACGTCATTGCCCGCGAAACCATCTCGGCGCTGCGCAAGGACGTGACGGCGAAGTGCTACGGCGGCGACGCCACCCGCAAGCGCAAGCTTCTGGAAAAGCAGAAGGCCGGCAAGAAGCGCATGCGCCAGTTCGGCAAGGTGGAGATCCCGCAGGAGGCGTTCATCGCCGCGCTGAAGATGGGCGACGAGTGA
- a CDS encoding MFS transporter, which yields MEGGRSSLLSIASIVTSMTAVAIGNGMMLAYVPFVLTRSAAPDWVPGAAVTAIAFGGLIGCVLAGPLIRRVGHARAFSCSMALVILAAVLISLGVHPTLWIFARALYGAAANTNFIISQSWLNHASDNHWRGKAMALFYMAYVIGLGAGAWLFGRIPVDGNLAPIITIFFTAVAILPIGMTRLPTPPAPAKVSIDIAMAWRSSPVALVGVLASGGLSMLVQGFTPIYAAANAVSQQDVATLMFVMQFGLLVIQFPMGSLSDRIDRRIVLVATCALIVAAGLAALVVSFDSLLLLMLVFALFAGAVETVYSIANAHANDRTDPADFVPLASTMLVAWSAAATLVPMLVTVLTPAFGAELFIYATMAVAVLYAAFVLIRLRMRERVPPQLCETFEIKSAQVPNAGALAEAKARAE from the coding sequence ATGGAAGGCGGCCGTTCGTCGCTCTTGTCGATTGCCAGCATCGTCACCTCGATGACGGCTGTTGCGATCGGCAACGGCATGATGCTTGCCTATGTCCCGTTCGTGCTGACACGCTCGGCGGCGCCGGACTGGGTTCCGGGCGCGGCGGTCACGGCGATCGCCTTCGGCGGCCTGATCGGCTGTGTGCTGGCCGGTCCGCTGATCCGCCGCGTCGGCCATGCGCGCGCCTTCTCCTGCTCGATGGCGCTGGTCATCCTCGCTGCCGTGCTGATCAGCCTCGGTGTCCACCCCACCCTCTGGATCTTCGCCCGCGCCCTCTACGGGGCAGCCGCCAACACCAACTTCATCATCAGCCAGAGCTGGCTGAACCACGCCAGCGACAACCATTGGCGCGGCAAGGCGATGGCACTCTTCTACATGGCCTATGTGATCGGGCTCGGGGCCGGCGCCTGGCTTTTCGGCCGCATCCCCGTCGACGGCAATCTCGCGCCGATCATCACGATCTTCTTCACGGCGGTCGCCATCCTGCCGATCGGGATGACGCGCCTGCCGACGCCGCCGGCGCCCGCCAAGGTCAGCATCGATATTGCCATGGCCTGGCGCAGCTCCCCGGTCGCCCTTGTCGGCGTGCTTGCCTCCGGCGGGCTGTCGATGCTGGTGCAGGGCTTCACGCCGATCTATGCCGCTGCCAATGCAGTCAGCCAGCAGGACGTGGCAACGCTGATGTTCGTCATGCAGTTCGGGCTGCTCGTCATCCAGTTTCCGATGGGATCGCTTTCGGACCGTATCGACCGGCGCATCGTTCTCGTCGCCACCTGCGCGCTGATCGTGGCGGCGGGGCTCGCGGCCCTCGTCGTCTCCTTCGACAGCCTTCTCCTGCTGATGCTCGTCTTCGCGCTTTTCGCCGGCGCCGTCGAAACGGTCTATTCGATCGCCAATGCGCATGCCAACGACCGCACCGATCCGGCCGATTTCGTGCCGCTCGCCAGCACCATGCTCGTCGCCTGGTCGGCGGCGGCGACGCTGGTGCCGATGCTGGTGACGGTGCTGACGCCGGCCTTCGGCGCAGAGCTGTTCATTTACGCAACGATGGCGGTGGCGGTCCTTTATGCGGCCTTCGTGCTCATCCGCCTGCGCATGCGCGAACGGGTGCCCCCGCAGCTCTGCGAGACCTTCGAAATCAAAAGCGCGCAGGTGCCGAACGCGGGCGCGCTCGCCGAGGCGAAAGCGAGAGCGGAATAG
- a CDS encoding helix-turn-helix domain-containing protein, producing the protein MEQAVPSLEQTIGERVREMRTVQALTLDELAIRSGVSRAMISRIERGEASPTAQLLAKLCSALGTTLSALFASAAENASPVARRAEQRLWRDPESGYLRRSVSPDGLGAPVDIVEVEFPPGARVVFERQPADRGITQHLWLFSGRLELTMESGPQILEAGDCLFMGLEEAHVFHNPYDEPAHYAVILCRTKV; encoded by the coding sequence ATGGAGCAAGCGGTCCCCTCTTTGGAACAGACGATCGGCGAACGGGTGCGCGAGATGCGCACGGTACAGGCCCTGACGCTCGACGAACTCGCAATCCGCTCCGGCGTCAGCCGCGCCATGATCTCGCGCATCGAGCGCGGCGAGGCGAGCCCGACGGCGCAATTGCTGGCGAAACTCTGCAGCGCGCTCGGCACGACGCTCTCGGCGCTGTTTGCCTCGGCGGCGGAAAATGCCTCGCCGGTCGCACGGCGGGCCGAACAGCGGCTGTGGCGCGATCCGGAGAGCGGCTATCTGCGCCGCTCGGTGTCGCCGGACGGGCTTGGCGCGCCGGTCGACATCGTCGAGGTCGAGTTTCCGCCGGGCGCCCGCGTCGTCTTCGAACGCCAGCCGGCCGACCGCGGCATCACCCAGCACCTCTGGCTTTTCTCCGGACGGCTCGAACTGACGATGGAGAGCGGGCCGCAAATCCTCGAGGCGGGCGACTGCCTGTTCATGGGGCTCGAAGAGGCCCATGTCTTTCACAATCCCTATGACGAGCCGGCGCATTACGCCGTCATTCTCTGCCGCACCAAGGTGTAA
- a CDS encoding GNAT family N-acetyltransferase, producing MPDVTIRVLTEEQARAALPALADVLSDCVEGGASVGFMQPYPPQAAVPFWEGVAAAIGRDETVLLVAEVDGRAVGTVQLGLATMPNQPHRADIKKLLVHRDARGLGLARGLMEHAEAEARKRGRRVLVLDTATGEPAEAIYERFGWLRAGVVPDYALMPDGRYCATTFFYKHLAA from the coding sequence ATGCCTGACGTCACGATCCGCGTGCTTACCGAAGAACAAGCCCGCGCCGCCCTGCCGGCGCTGGCCGACGTCCTCTCCGACTGCGTCGAAGGCGGCGCCTCGGTGGGGTTTATGCAGCCTTACCCACCGCAGGCCGCCGTCCCCTTCTGGGAGGGTGTGGCCGCCGCCATCGGTCGCGACGAAACCGTCCTCCTGGTCGCCGAGGTAGATGGTCGGGCTGTAGGCACGGTGCAGCTCGGCCTCGCGACGATGCCGAACCAGCCGCACCGCGCCGATATCAAGAAGCTGCTCGTGCACCGCGACGCGCGCGGCCTGGGTCTTGCCCGCGGCCTGATGGAGCACGCGGAAGCCGAGGCGCGCAAGCGTGGAAGGAGAGTGCTGGTGCTCGACACTGCGACCGGCGAGCCGGCGGAGGCGATCTACGAGCGTTTCGGCTGGCTGCGGGCCGGCGTCGTTCCCGACTACGCGCTGATGCCGGACGGCCGCTATTGCGCGACCACGTTCTTCTACAAGCATCTCGCTGCCTAG
- a CDS encoding histone deacetylase family protein, whose protein sequence is MRVFYSEDHKLRDARTELHGGELVPPFEAPFRAEWILAAVKEAGFSDVVAPERHGMETALKLHSADYLEFLETAWERWVADGYRGEAIPACFPARRMRQHPPKDIDGALGYYSFAAETAITEGTFAAARAAMDCAISAADHVAAGKPAAFALCRPPGHHAAIDLFGGYSFINNAACAAQRLRDRGAAKVAVLDVDFHHGNGTQDIFYERGDVFFASLHGDPVDAFPHFLGFADEEGSGEGLGTTKNYPLARGTTFETWVAAMEDALSRIAGFGAEALVLSLGVDTFERDPISFFKLKSEDFLRMGARLKETGLPVVVCMEGGYGVPEIGLNVANVLKGIAG, encoded by the coding sequence ATGCGCGTTTTCTATTCCGAAGATCATAAGCTCCGAGATGCCAGGACCGAACTCCATGGCGGCGAGCTCGTGCCGCCCTTCGAGGCGCCGTTCCGGGCCGAATGGATCCTCGCCGCCGTCAAGGAAGCCGGGTTCTCCGATGTCGTCGCGCCCGAACGGCACGGCATGGAGACGGCGCTGAAACTCCATTCGGCGGATTATCTCGAATTTCTTGAGACCGCCTGGGAGCGCTGGGTCGCAGACGGCTATCGCGGCGAAGCGATCCCGGCCTGCTTTCCGGCGCGGCGCATGCGCCAGCATCCGCCGAAGGATATCGACGGCGCACTCGGCTACTATTCCTTCGCCGCCGAAACGGCGATCACCGAAGGCACCTTTGCCGCAGCCCGCGCCGCGATGGATTGCGCTATTTCGGCGGCCGATCATGTCGCTGCCGGCAAACCCGCCGCCTTCGCGCTCTGCCGCCCGCCCGGCCATCATGCGGCGATCGATCTCTTCGGCGGCTATTCCTTCATCAACAATGCCGCCTGCGCCGCCCAGCGCCTGCGCGATCGCGGCGCCGCGAAAGTCGCCGTGCTCGACGTCGACTTCCACCACGGCAACGGCACCCAGGATATCTTCTACGAACGCGGCGACGTCTTCTTCGCCTCGCTGCACGGCGATCCGGTCGACGCCTTCCCGCATTTCCTCGGCTTCGCCGACGAGGAGGGGTCTGGAGAGGGGCTCGGCACGACGAAGAACTATCCGCTGGCGCGCGGCACCACCTTCGAGACCTGGGTCGCGGCGATGGAGGACGCCCTGTCGCGCATCGCCGGTTTCGGCGCCGAAGCGCTCGTCCTGTCGCTCGGTGTCGATACCTTCGAGCGCGACCCGATCAGCTTCTTCAAGCTGAAATCGGAGGATTTCCTGCGGATGGGCGCGCGCTTGAAGGAGACCGGCCTGCCGGTGGTCGTCTGCATGGAAGGCGGCTACGGCGTGCCGGAGATTGGCCTCAACGTCGCCAACGTGCTGAAGGGCATCGCCGGGTGA
- a CDS encoding exopolysaccharide biosynthesis protein translates to MAIEFDDTERSLSDTLAGMIASIRGNTITLRELMIEIGEHGFLLLCALLTLPFLIPVSIPGVSTVFGAAIILISLAITLNRLPWLPQRILDRQIETEKLVPTLQKGAALVSKLDRYVRPRLHFLTQGAVMSRFNGLMIMAGGVLLMFPLGLIPLSNTLPGIAILLLSLGIIQRDGLMVAGGYLFLVATTIYFAVLAYAAFAAGQGLSQFFVS, encoded by the coding sequence ATGGCGATCGAGTTCGACGACACGGAGCGCAGTCTCAGCGATACGCTGGCCGGCATGATCGCCTCGATCAGGGGCAATACGATCACGCTGCGCGAGCTGATGATCGAGATCGGCGAGCACGGCTTCCTGCTTCTCTGCGCGCTGCTGACGCTGCCCTTCCTGATCCCGGTCTCGATCCCCGGCGTCAGCACCGTCTTCGGCGCGGCGATCATTTTGATCTCGCTGGCGATCACCCTCAATCGCCTGCCCTGGCTGCCGCAGCGCATTCTCGACCGGCAGATCGAGACGGAAAAGCTCGTTCCGACCTTGCAGAAGGGGGCAGCGCTGGTCTCGAAGCTCGACCGCTACGTGCGCCCCAGGCTCCATTTCCTGACCCAGGGCGCCGTGATGAGCCGCTTCAACGGCCTGATGATCATGGCCGGCGGCGTGCTCCTGATGTTCCCGCTCGGCCTGATCCCGCTGTCGAACACGCTGCCAGGCATCGCCATCCTGCTCTTGTCGCTCGGCATCATCCAGCGCGACGGGCTAATGGTGGCCGGCGGCTATCTCTTCCTCGTCGCAACGACGATCTATTTCGCAGTGCTCGCCTATGCGGCCTTCGCCGCCGGCCAGGGGTTGTCGCAGTTCTTCGTGTCCTGA
- a CDS encoding OmpA family protein: MIKKCAILAVAAVYLSGCTTTDPYTGEQKMSNTAGGALIGAGLGAATGLLVGGSSAGRRDAALVGAGIGALGGGLIGNYMDQQESELRAQLQGTGISVTRQGDRIILNMPSNITFATDRDQVIPPFYPTLDSVAIVLRKYNKTLIDVDGHTDSTGSAAHNQDLSERRAASVANYLGSRGIDQRRISTMGYGMERPVASNSSEAGRAQNRRVEISIAPIKQG; the protein is encoded by the coding sequence ATGATCAAGAAATGCGCCATCCTGGCTGTCGCGGCCGTCTATCTTTCCGGATGCACGACTACCGATCCCTACACGGGAGAACAGAAGATGTCGAACACGGCCGGCGGCGCATTGATCGGTGCGGGCCTCGGCGCCGCAACCGGCCTGCTTGTCGGCGGCAGCTCGGCCGGACGCCGTGACGCCGCGCTCGTCGGCGCCGGCATCGGTGCGCTCGGCGGCGGCCTGATCGGCAACTACATGGACCAGCAGGAATCGGAATTGCGCGCCCAGTTGCAGGGCACCGGCATCTCGGTGACGCGTCAAGGCGACCGCATCATCCTCAACATGCCGTCTAACATCACCTTCGCGACCGACCGCGACCAGGTGATCCCGCCCTTCTATCCGACGCTCGACTCGGTCGCGATCGTACTGCGCAAGTACAACAAGACGCTGATCGACGTCGACGGCCACACGGACTCGACCGGCAGCGCCGCCCACAACCAGGATCTCTCCGAGCGCCGCGCCGCTTCGGTCGCCAACTATCTCGGCAGCCGCGGCATCGACCAGCGGCGCATCTCGACCATGGGCTACGGCATGGAGCGCCCCGTCGCGTCGAACTCCAGCGAGGCCGGCCGCGCCCAGAACCGCCGCGTCGAAATCTCGATCGCGCCGATCAAGCAGGGCTGA
- a CDS encoding lysine-2,3-aminomutase-like protein, giving the protein MTAHRPLRTAGDLVEAGLIDASAEEAIARVASRYAIAISPVVANLIDRTDPQDPISRQFVPDAAELTLTPEERADPIGDGAHSPVSGIVHRYPDRVLLKAVHVCPVYCRFCFRREMVGPQGLGTLTPSELDAAIAYISEHPEIWEVILTGGDPLVLSPRRLQEILERLDAIAHVKVVRFHTRVPVVEPHRIDADLIAALKSSGKATYVALHANHPRELTAEARAAAARLIDAGIVMVSQSVLLKGVNDDPEVLAELMRAFVETRIKPYYLHHPDLAPGTSHFRLTIEKGQALVASLRGRVSGLCQPTYILDIPGGHGKAVISASAIEAEGGGCYTVTDFHGNEHAYPPKS; this is encoded by the coding sequence ATGACCGCGCACCGTCCCCTTCGTACGGCGGGCGATCTGGTCGAAGCCGGCCTGATCGACGCCTCGGCCGAGGAAGCGATCGCCCGCGTCGCCTCCCGATACGCGATCGCCATCAGCCCGGTTGTCGCAAACCTCATCGACCGCACCGATCCGCAGGATCCGATTTCCAGGCAGTTCGTGCCGGACGCGGCCGAGCTGACGCTGACGCCGGAGGAACGAGCCGACCCGATCGGCGACGGCGCTCACAGCCCCGTTTCGGGCATCGTCCACCGCTATCCGGACCGGGTACTGCTGAAGGCCGTGCATGTCTGCCCGGTCTATTGCCGCTTCTGCTTCCGGCGCGAGATGGTCGGCCCACAAGGGCTCGGCACGCTGACGCCCTCCGAGCTCGACGCGGCAATCGCCTATATTTCCGAGCATCCGGAGATCTGGGAAGTGATCCTCACCGGCGGCGATCCGCTGGTGCTGTCGCCGCGGCGGCTTCAAGAAATCCTAGAGCGGCTCGACGCGATCGCGCACGTCAAGGTGGTCCGCTTTCATACGCGCGTGCCGGTCGTCGAGCCGCACCGCATCGACGCGGATCTCATTGCGGCGCTTAAAAGCAGCGGCAAGGCGACCTATGTGGCGCTCCACGCCAATCATCCGCGCGAACTGACGGCCGAAGCGCGGGCCGCCGCCGCCCGGTTGATCGATGCGGGGATCGTCATGGTCAGCCAATCGGTGCTGCTCAAGGGCGTCAATGACGACCCGGAAGTGCTTGCCGAACTGATGCGCGCCTTCGTCGAGACGCGGATCAAGCCCTATTACCTGCACCATCCGGATCTTGCGCCCGGCACCAGCCATTTCCGGCTGACGATCGAAAAGGGCCAGGCGCTCGTCGCCTCGCTGCGCGGCCGAGTCTCGGGCCTCTGCCAGCCGACCTATATCCTCGACATTCCCGGCGGCCACGGCAAGGCGGTCATCAGCGCCAGTGCGATCGAGGCGGAAGGCGGCGGCTGTTACACCGTCACCGACTTCCACGGAAACGAGCACGCCTATCCGCCGAAGAGCTGA